One Populus nigra chromosome 16, ddPopNigr1.1, whole genome shotgun sequence genomic window, ATCGTGCCGTACTAAATTATTCTATTCAAGTGGCACCAGTGGTCATAAGTGGTTCATTTacatttgaaaatttctttataAGATACTGTTTGATGTTCTAGAATAAATTGTCTTCTGCAGTGACTTCGAAGTAGATTTTGGGTCCGAGGAGAATGCTTCTATAATCTATGCAGCATTAGCTGTCGATAAGGAGGTGAAGCAGTTGCATTCTTTCATCTCTGCATTGATTGTTGTTTAGTTAGATCCTTATTTTGCTCTTTTCCCATTGCAGTTGCAGCCTGATAAAGTGAAGAGGCTGATGTCAGTCTCTGATGGGAAGTTGTCGGTGTAAGTTTGTTTCCATGATGATGGTTGGCGTTTATCCTTATTTGCTTTCTGATTATTGTTCGAATCTAATGGATTTGCCAGGATGGCAAGGATGAAATGTTTTCAGAATCTTGTGATGCTTTGGGCATTTACTGATTTTAACTTTTGCTTTTAATTATGTGCAAGATAATTAAggtttattcctttttttcttatatgaacTTGGAGTTTCCGAAACTTGTTTCcttgccaataaaaaaaaaaaaaagagaagggaatTTCACCGTATGCAGccaattgataattaattttttttttcctaatcaaGATCATACTTTGGAGTAAAATTGCTTCATGTTGGCAATCCAATATCTCTTTGAAGTGGAATTTATCAGATTTAACTACTTCACTCAGCTCTTTAGGCATAACAGTCATGTGATTCTGCGTTGCACACACATATTATACCAGTTATGTATTATGTATTTCACTGCCTCTTCCTTGGCAACTGTTGATGAAGCAGGCAATTGCCCAGTTTGTTGCTTTAAAGATGCAAATAAACATCGAGTAACTTTGGTAAAAAACGAATTTCATTTGCTTGAATCATGGAGACAAATGAACTGTCCTCATGAACCAATCtgctatatatttttggatgctCTATACCTTGCTGCCAAGCTAACCCCACCACTTTTTTCGTTGCAGCTGGTCCATAATAGCTGTAGCAATACAACATTATCCTCTTCACtatgtatattttttgaagCAATAAAACTACACCATAATTCTTTCTTCAAACATTTCCTTAAATTagctatccttttcttttcataccTTTTGTTGTTTACTTGGTGTCTCTGAAGTATTGATGTACTGTATGCCTTTCTCTTGTATGAAATTGCCTAGTACCTTGTAGTTTGATAGCCCTTTACCTTATaaccaattgttttttcttgtgaTAATAGGCACTTTGAAGCAGTTGAGGCGCGATTTCTCCGAGCATCATTTTCTGCTTTTGTCGACGTCCTTACACTctcaacaaaaacaattgaGGAATTTGGAGAGGGAATGGCATCATGAAATGAGATTAGTATTCACAAACATTTGTAGAATGTTCTTGTAAACTTAATCCATATGCAGGACCTTGAAAATCCTTGGTTTTGAGCTGTTATTTGAGCATGGCAGATATTAATTTGCTTTTGCCTTAATATGCACTAGGCATGGTGCAAAAGAAGAATTTAAAGCAATTGAATCGAAGTGCTTGTTGGAGACAAAAAATAACGGGCTCCAAACTTCTTTAAACAATGTTCCTCTTCCCTTGCTGGCCACCCACCTAGCAATCATCAGATGTTTTCTGTACCAATGTGCTTAGGCATTATTGTTTGATTCATACAGCAGGATAGAAGCATTCCAATTTTAACCATTTCTGGCCATGCCTAAACCGTGAGAAATTTTCATTTCTGCCCAAATAGACATGGCCTGGCTCCCATGCCAACACAAAGCCAGAACCTG contains:
- the LOC133675617 gene encoding uncharacterized protein LOC133675617, translating into MAAAAAALDTQWDFSCDFEVDFGSEENASIIYAALAVDKELQPDKVKRLMSVSDGKLSVHFEAVEARFLRASFSAFVDVLTLSTKTIEEFGEGMAS